Part of the Anabrus simplex isolate iqAnaSimp1 chromosome 4, ASM4041472v1, whole genome shotgun sequence genome is shown below.
TCATCCAGTGTTACAACTGCCTGCAACTGCACCACACTTCTGCGTCGTGCAAGAATTCCACCAGATGCAACAGATGTGGCGGCCCACACCGACACACCGACTGCGAGGTTCCGTTTACTCAGGCAAGGTGCGCGAACTGCGAGGGACATCACGCTGCCTCGTTTCCTGGGTGCCCTTACATCAAGAAAGCCATCAGGGCCCACTACAGGCACGCCAGACATCTGTCCCCGAAATTTCATCCAGCACCATATCTCAATTACCCCACTGTACCCTTCCAGACCAGCCAAGATATATCCCCTATCTTACAGCTCCTGCTTAACCTGCTACACCCTCACCTGACAACATCAGCCCCGCCAAGCACTCCCGACTGCAATCTGATGCCAACCACGTAACCCCCCCCCCTACCAAGTCATCGCCTGCCCTATTTCCTCCTCACATGCCTTCTGCTTCTTGTTAATATCACAACGTATACCATCTCTCCCGGCCTTGCCCCCTAGCACTAGTTTACTAGATTTTGTAACAGCTCAGCGAAGAGGGGTTTTCATTTCTGACTTGGTGGACTTGTTTCACCATAGACAGATCGATTTTTCCCCGCTAGTGCCTACTCCCTGCTGTCTTCACGTCATCGTCACCGATGAGTAGAGTGGCCGAAGTGTGCCACGGGACTCCCACCTACTtgaaagcaacaaaaaaaaaaaaacaaaaaaaaaacctccgattgggtcgtgccgagcaatggaacctctggttggttgactgtaatgtccctgatcttagtaaacttcggccgtacgttatacaaaggggtgtaccaggccttgctgagtttcagtccttcctcctttctattaaagttatccggatgtttatgtatttcgattgcttccctgtagagacgggcgtgaaagtgggatgttgtggccagtatgtcagtatcctcgtaacggatctcatgatttccgtcaagcagtgcatgctccgctactgctgatttgtcgtattgccccaagcgacaattccttttgtgctccgtcaggcgagtattgacacttctgccagtcgtgccaatataaacagctccacagctgcacggtatcctatagaccccagtagatgttaaagggtcacgtggatctttggcagaacgtaacatgtttcgtagctgttgggtcggctgaaaaatggttttaacctcgtgacgttcaaggagccttccaatacgatccgtgacgtcccgtatatacggcaaataagcgatacctttcttcctgggttcttctcgcttactattcgctggctgtcttctggggtggagtgctctcctgacctcttgtaccgtgtagccattggtttgtaaggctagatcaagatgccgtagttccttctcgatgtactctggttcacagacacgaagggcgcgatccaccaaagtcttcatcatggcgcgcttctgcccaggatggtgattcgaatttttgtttaaatatcggtctgtgtgtgttggttttcggtatacttgatgccctagggatccatcattcttcctcttcaccagcacgtccaggaaagctaattctccatccttttccttctccacagtgaattgtatacgaggatgaatactgttcagatgtgtaagaaaaccgtcaagtgcctcctctccatgtccccatattacaaaagtgtcatcaacaaagcggaaccaacagctgggtttatttacagcagtctgcagggcttcctcttcaaagaactccatataaaaattagcaataacagggctaagtgggcttcccatggcaacaccgtctgtctgttcataaaattcatgtttccattggaaaaatgtcgtcgtaagtacatgttcaaataaaactattgtcttaTCCCTGCTTGTTTGTCTTGTTTGCCAGAGCGCTCGAAATGAGTGGAACTAAGAATAGAGCTACTGTACTCAGTGCTGCAAATATGCATAAAATCGCTAAAGGCAGAAAGCCTTCCACTCAAAGTGTGAGGAGCGTTTCCTCATTAACCGCCACTTCCGCCTTCACTTCTCAAGATCCAGGACCAGAGAAAATGTCATATGCCAGTATGACCGGACATGCTAACATTGCGCGACTGTTCATTCATTTAACTCCAGCTTGCGAATTTGATTTGATAGCTCAAAAAATGTACTCGAACCGTGATCAGCTGGATCTACATGTTGCTTCAAATTTGTTGAATAATGCCTTGTCTCAACATGTGAAGTGCCAAGTCACGGTACCCCACAACCAAGTTGACCTTCGCGCTTCGCGTGACTTATGGAATTCTGTTTTTGGTAATGACTTTAGGAATAGAGTGCAGAACTGGTATTTTGACGCTAAGTGTGACCAGGCCTTTCTGGAGCACCTCAAATCCCATTACATTTGTGACGTATACGCAATTTGTGACCTGATGGACCATTCATCCCTTACTTGCTCAGCTGACTTTTGTTTATCATTAGTCAAGACCCTAATTAGGTTTGACGCACCTACTAATAATGATGAAATTAACGTTAGCGTTCCCATAGCATGGACGGGTATTAAGCGAGAGTGCGTGCTAACTGCCAACCAATCTCAATCTGTTTATGCGTCTTTATTGTCTCATGATCCCACCGATGTGAATGGAAAGATGGGCTCGTTGATAGGTGAACTGGTGTTGCAACAAGAATATGACGAAGATCATTTGATTGATTTACGTTCAATACTTTACTTTGAAATATGCAGCGCCTTTGCTGAATACAAAGTCCGTTCCATTAATAACGTAAACCAAAAAATGCGTAGTGAGTCGTCACTTAGCGGCTTACCACCTAGTGATCCTGCCCGTATTGGCAAAGAGATGAGCTATCGTATTCAGAGAATGGCCATAGCATTAGAGAGTTTTAACGCCTTCTTTTTTAATTTGCTAAGTGAGAATCATGATAAAGAGAAATGCAGCAAATGTGGCGTGCTTGCATGCCTTCATAGACACTGTGGTCTGTATGCGTATGCATCTAAGCCAGTCGAGAGTTGTTCAGGCAACACGTCCATAATGCATTTGGCCGATTTGGGATTGGAGTATTGGGTAGATATGGCACGCGTGGCTGCCTCAGTAGACATAAACGAGAACCCGACTGAACGCACTGTTGATGGCGTCGAATCCGATGATCTGGCTCTGACCACTTTTGTCCCCACTCAGAAGATGAAAATCGCGTGGGTGTGCCTCGCCGATATCAGTATAGACATCTTAAGTTCAGTATGCGCTGGCGATAATGCGAGTGTTCAGAGTGCGACCGTGACTGTTGACCAGACGAATAACGGCCAGTACTGTATTAATGATACTCCTGGAAACAGGAAGCTTGTGCAGCAATACGTGTTTAATAACGCCCTGTGGTTGGCGCAGAAGGGCGTGTCACGTATCGTCTTAAAGAGCAAGAAGGGCTCCACGATCACCGATGTGTCCAGTATCAAATTACCTACCACAACGCCTCAGTTTGTTAATTATGATCGTACGTTAATGGTATCTAACCCAGCGTCCGTGCTAGCCAAGAAGGATAGCTTTAAGACAACAATTGCCGTACTTGTTAGATTGAGTTCTTCTGTAGTTTATGACAAGAAGCAATTAAATGCGAAGTTTGTGGATTTGTGCAACGATGCTTTACGGGATATACGCGTATCCGACTTGTTCATTTGGGAACTATCGTCTCAGGGTATGTGTGGGGTACTGTCGATCGTCCCTGGCGGCGCTGAGATTCAGACATCGCGAAGAAACGAAGCCAATGCTCGTTTTAAGACGTGGCTATATGACTGCACCGAATTTCTTACACAGGTACAGAGTCTAGTTGGAGAAACTTTGTCTTTGGTGGCCAAAGAAGTAACGGCGTGCGTGTCTGTTCGTATACGCACAATCAAATCTTCTGTGTACATGCAACCCACAACTCTGGTAGTTAAGCCAGCTGAAATTGATAGTGCTTGCGCTATAGCTACTAATAAGATGGACATACCTGAACGTACATTTACAAAAAAGGTCACCATTGTTAATGACCCATCACCTTTTGCgtaaatagttttatttgaacatgtacttacgacgacatttttccaatggaaacatgaattttatgaacagacagacggtgttgccatgggaagcccacttaaccctgttattgctaatttttatatggagttctttgaagaggaaaccctgcagactgctgtaaataaacccagctgttggttccgctttgttgatgacacttttgtaatatggggacatggagaggaggcacttgacggttttcttacacatctgaacagtattcatcctcgtatacaattcactgtggagaaggaaaaggatggagaattagctttcctggacgtgctggtgaagaggaagaatgatggatccctagggcatcaagtataccgaaaaccaacacacacagaccgatatttaaacaaaaattcgaatcaccatcctgggcagaagcgcgccatgatgaagactttggtggatcgcgcccttcgtgtctgtgaaccagagtacatcgagaaggaactacggcatcttgatctagccttataaaccaatggctacacggtacaagaggtcaggagagcactccaccccagaagacagccagcgaatagtaagcgagaagaacccaggaagaaaggtatcgcttatttgccgtatatacgggacgtcacggatcgtattggaaggctccttgaacgtcacgaggttaaaaccatttttcagccgacccaacagctacgaaacatgttacgttctgccaaagatccacgtgaccctttaacatctactggggtctataggataccgtgcagctgtggagctgtttatattggcacgactggcagaagtgtcaatactcgcctgacggagcacaaaaggaattgtcgcttggggcaatacgacaaatcagcagtagcggagcatgcactgcttgacggaaatcatgagatccgttacgaggatactgacatactggccacaacatcccactttcacgcccgtctctacagggaagcaatcgaaatacataaacatccggataactttaatagaaaggaggaaggactgaaactcagcaaggcctggtacacccctttgtataacgtacggccgaagtttactaagatcagggacattacaatcaaccaaccagaggttccattgctcggcacgacccaatcggaggtcgtgcactccgagatccaatcagacgacagacttctcggagcgacccagtcagaatccatgcccggcgcgaaccaatcagaggtcgcgtgctcagatagccaaccaaacgtcaagctgctcggcgcgacccaatcggaggtcgtgctttcagatagccaatcagatgtcggtttgcacagcgcgaaccaattggaggccacacacgtacatataaatacagctgcttcccagacAATTTTtaagtcgccagcgggatacaggagagcgtatctacacgacgccacagaagatgactaccgcagcagtagtcgaaacgtctgcgagaagcgagaggagtggaccacggcataacagcccggaagaattttattatattgacaccggccgtgaaagccttcatactttaaagaTTTCAAATCCCTTCCGAGAGAGAGAAGAATGTTACTAAAGCTTAAATTTCAAGAGATGCCGTACAAGGAAATTACCGGTGGCTCAGTACCTGACGGATTAAATCAACAACGTCGCCAAGTACAACAGTATCAACATGGAGTGAACGGACTGACACTAGTATGCGTGACTACCAGGCAGAGTACTCttttattaataatgaataactcacAGTGAATTCCCATTATTTCGTAATTATCtgtacttcattttttgaaataaaaAGTCAATGAAAGTGAAACTCTAAAGAAAAGTCTTACCGTAATGTAACTACTGGCCTTTCCTCCGTAGAATTTCGATCAcggtaatttaatttcacttttgacAGTCTGTCTCGAATACTCTCATGAGTAATGTGAAAGCAGTATTTCGACATCCGGAAGTACTCAGCAAATTTTTTAT
Proteins encoded:
- the LOC137500554 gene encoding uncharacterized protein, which encodes MGSPLSPVIANFYMEFFEEEALQTAVNKPSCWFRFVDDTFVIWGHGEEALDGFLTHLNSIHPRIQFTVEKEKDGELAFLDVLVKRKNDGSLGHQVYRKPTHTDRYLNKNSNHHPGQKRAMMKTLVDRALRVCEPEYIEKELRHLDLALQTNGYTVQEVRRALHPRRQPANSKREEPRKKGIAYLPYIRDVTDRIGRLLERHEVKTIFQPTQQLRNMLRSAKDPRDPLTSTGVYRIPCSCGAVYIGTTGRSVNTRLTEHKRNCRLGQYDKSAVAEHALLDGNHEIRYEDTDILATTSHFHARLYREAIEIHKHPDNFNRKEEGLKLSKAWYTPLYNVRPKFTKIRDITVNQPEVPLLGTTQSEVVHSEIQSDDRLLGATQSESMPGANQSEVACSDSQPNVKLLGATQSEVVLSDSQSDVGLHSANQLEATHVHINTAASQTIFAVASGIQESVSTRRHRR